In one window of Streptomyces sp. NBC_01224 DNA:
- a CDS encoding NAD-dependent epimerase/dehydratase family protein, with protein MVGRTMVTGAAGRIGRAVLALLAERGIEANALVLDDPGDLAARLVVTGDAADAKTVRAALDGADAVIHLAAIPTPARNTAFEVFAGNSLSTFTVLEEAGRAGIRHAAVASSWGVTGLPWTDVEDPHPPYAPVDEAMASQVADPYGLSKQVDELTAQMMARRHGMSVVCLRYPYVGGFEERLHAHAARLTADPAAGARDLWTYLEVRDAARAALLALDVPGRAAHAVHLCAPEIIVPYPTEELLRRYHPTTVLRRPLPGRAAPVDTSAARRLLGFTAQNLLGHGSVPPS; from the coding sequence ATGGTCGGAAGAACGATGGTCACCGGGGCCGCCGGGCGGATCGGGCGAGCGGTCCTCGCGCTGCTCGCCGAGCGGGGGATCGAGGCGAACGCCTTGGTCCTCGATGATCCCGGTGATCTCGCGGCGCGCCTGGTCGTGACCGGTGACGCGGCCGACGCGAAGACCGTGCGGGCGGCTCTGGACGGCGCTGACGCGGTCATCCACCTGGCGGCGATCCCGACTCCCGCGCGCAACACCGCATTTGAGGTCTTCGCGGGCAACAGCCTCTCCACCTTCACCGTCCTGGAGGAGGCCGGGCGGGCCGGGATCCGGCATGCGGCGGTGGCAAGCTCCTGGGGTGTCACGGGCCTGCCCTGGACGGACGTCGAGGATCCGCATCCGCCGTACGCACCGGTCGATGAGGCGATGGCCTCCCAGGTTGCCGACCCTTACGGCCTGTCCAAACAGGTCGACGAGCTGACAGCGCAGATGATGGCGCGGCGGCACGGGATGAGCGTGGTGTGCCTGCGCTATCCGTACGTGGGCGGATTCGAGGAACGGCTGCACGCCCACGCCGCCCGGCTCACGGCCGACCCGGCTGCGGGGGCAAGGGACCTGTGGACGTACCTCGAGGTCCGTGACGCGGCGAGGGCCGCGCTGCTGGCCCTGGACGTACCCGGCCGTGCGGCGCACGCGGTACACCTCTGCGCCCCCGAGATCATCGTGCCGTACCCGACGGAGGAACTGCTGCGCCGCTATCACCCCACCACCGTGCTGCGGCGCCCGCTGCCGGGTCGCGCGGCGCCGGTCGACACCTCGGCCGCGCGCAGGTTGCTGGGGTTCACGGCACAGAATCTCCTCGGTCACGGGTCGGTTCCGCCGAGTTGA
- a CDS encoding FAD-dependent oxidoreductase → MRNETARHDITVVGGGLAGVCAAIAAARLGRSVALINNRPVLGGNASSEVRVWVCGATGHGKNHHAREGGIMGELLVENQFRNPDGNPYYWDAVVLDAVRAEPGITLYLNTDVREVDAEGPDEARRITSVTGWMMGSERRIRFESSLFLDCTGDGLIGHLAGAHHRIGRESRAEYDEAWAPETADDITLGSTLLFYTKDAGHPVKFVPPNFAKDITRTSIPQRRIIKAGDNGCAYWWIEFGGELDTVHDNERIRDELWSVIHGIWDHIKNSGEFDAANMTLEWVGSVPGKREYRRFLGDYVLHQGDILGQTEFADRVAFGGWSIDLHPPQGMFATEAGARQLYADGIYHIPFRSLYSVNTENLLFAGRNISASHVAFGSTRVMATCATIGQAAGTAAALCATGDVTPRELPVPELHRALLRQDASLIGLASTDPEDLALRARATASSTLSRLAVEDSDELWPLAADAGLVLPADPDLSGVELLVDADRDTEIVIDLYDPELGQNYVPRRLVTSTTLPVAAGARQWLKTGLDWSPETPRNAFLVVRANDALALHRSDRPTPGVLCFTRVPLRPSDESPQPLREWTDTGLLRRTFCLRTGETAAYSPAKATDGYARPYAGPHMWVSAPLADVPSPWLELAWPEPVVLGRIEVIADDDVNEDLINLHHHRTPFDTLPTLLRDYRVEALDTDGTWRVIARAAQNRRRRETHTPAEPVTTSAIRIVVEATNGAASAHVVAVRAYE, encoded by the coding sequence ATGAGAAATGAAACCGCACGGCACGACATCACCGTCGTCGGCGGCGGCCTGGCCGGGGTCTGCGCGGCGATCGCCGCGGCCCGGCTCGGCCGGAGCGTCGCGCTGATCAACAACAGGCCGGTGCTCGGCGGCAACGCGAGCAGCGAGGTCCGGGTCTGGGTGTGCGGCGCGACCGGCCACGGCAAGAATCACCATGCCCGTGAGGGCGGCATCATGGGCGAGTTGCTCGTGGAGAACCAGTTCCGCAACCCGGACGGGAACCCCTATTACTGGGATGCCGTGGTCCTGGACGCCGTGCGCGCCGAGCCCGGCATCACGCTCTACCTCAACACCGACGTGCGCGAGGTCGACGCCGAAGGTCCGGACGAGGCCCGGCGGATCACCTCGGTCACCGGCTGGATGATGGGCTCGGAGCGGCGGATACGTTTCGAGAGCTCGCTCTTCCTCGACTGCACGGGAGACGGCCTGATCGGCCACCTGGCGGGCGCCCACCACCGCATCGGCCGGGAATCGCGCGCCGAGTACGACGAGGCATGGGCTCCGGAGACGGCCGACGACATCACTCTGGGATCGACTCTCCTCTTCTATACGAAGGATGCCGGTCACCCGGTCAAATTCGTGCCGCCGAACTTCGCCAAGGACATCACCCGGACCTCCATCCCGCAGCGCCGCATCATCAAGGCGGGCGACAACGGCTGCGCGTACTGGTGGATCGAGTTCGGCGGCGAGCTCGACACCGTCCACGACAACGAACGCATCCGCGACGAACTGTGGTCGGTGATCCACGGCATCTGGGACCACATCAAGAACTCCGGCGAGTTCGACGCGGCGAACATGACCCTGGAGTGGGTGGGCTCGGTCCCCGGTAAACGGGAGTACCGGCGCTTCCTCGGCGACTACGTCCTGCACCAGGGCGACATCCTCGGCCAGACCGAGTTCGCCGACCGGGTCGCTTTCGGCGGCTGGTCGATCGACCTGCATCCGCCGCAGGGCATGTTCGCCACCGAGGCAGGGGCCAGACAGCTCTACGCGGACGGCATTTACCACATTCCGTTCCGCAGCCTCTACTCGGTGAACACCGAGAACCTGCTCTTCGCCGGGCGCAACATCTCCGCCAGCCATGTCGCCTTCGGCTCGACCCGCGTCATGGCGACCTGCGCCACGATCGGACAGGCGGCCGGCACGGCGGCGGCACTCTGCGCCACCGGAGATGTCACCCCGCGCGAACTCCCCGTACCCGAGCTGCACCGTGCGCTGCTGCGCCAGGATGCCTCGCTCATCGGCCTCGCCTCGACGGACCCGGAGGACCTGGCCCTGCGGGCGAGGGCCACCGCCTCATCCACCTTGAGCCGCTTGGCAGTCGAGGACTCCGACGAGCTGTGGCCGCTCGCGGCGGACGCCGGACTCGTCCTCCCCGCGGACCCGGACCTCTCCGGGGTGGAACTGCTCGTCGACGCCGACCGCGACACCGAGATCGTGATCGATCTGTACGACCCCGAACTCGGCCAGAACTACGTCCCGCGCCGCCTCGTCACCTCCACCACCCTGCCCGTCGCCGCCGGTGCCCGGCAGTGGCTCAAGACGGGCCTGGACTGGTCTCCCGAAACCCCGCGCAACGCCTTCCTGGTAGTCCGCGCCAACGACGCCCTCGCTCTGCACCGCTCCGACCGCCCGACCCCCGGCGTCCTGTGCTTCACGCGCGTCCCGCTGCGCCCGTCGGACGAATCGCCGCAGCCGCTGCGCGAGTGGACGGACACGGGTCTGCTGCGCCGCACCTTCTGCCTCCGTACGGGAGAGACCGCGGCCTACTCCCCCGCCAAGGCCACCGACGGCTACGCCCGCCCGTACGCGGGACCGCACATGTGGGTCTCCGCACCACTGGCGGACGTCCCTTCCCCCTGGCTCGAGTTGGCCTGGCCCGAACCGGTCGTTCTGGGCCGGATCGAGGTCATCGCCGACGACGACGTCAACGAGGACCTGATCAACTTGCACCACCACCGCACGCCCTTCGACACCCTCCCCACCCTCCTTCGCGACTACCGCGTCGAGGCACTGGATACTGACGGCACCTGGCGCGTCATCGCCCGTGCGGCGCAGAATCGGCGGCGACGCGAGACGCACACGCCGGCGGAGCCGGTCACCACGTCGGCGATCCGGATCGTCGTCGAAGCCACCAACGGGGCGGCGTCGGCGCACGTCGTCGCCGTGCGCGCCTACGAGTAG